From the genome of Papaver somniferum cultivar HN1 chromosome 2, ASM357369v1, whole genome shotgun sequence, one region includes:
- the LOC113352653 gene encoding helicase sen1-like, translating into MASLFSLKKSGDETRDISSFVTQVFSWSIGNIFNHDLYKNKVNKIPETFFSVEQYLNSFRYPLLEETRADLSSNMKSLYQAPKCKIVSVEKHKDYKPPKNFVYKILLVDTGTDSISKKEAYKPQASDLIAFSDVRPENVKDFTRMSYIPAMVLNVDGDTSKPCSVEVLSSKPITTVGPLFAVFLINMTTNLSYMESIKWRKKWRYYTEGFIGIDCGLCSHQEAEMMLSNGLDSFDLNESQLHAVLRSIATSSCSHKNSVKLIWGPPGTGKTKTIGVLLSALLKLKCKTLTCAPTNTAVVEVTTRLMSIVKQTLESSNYGLGDIVLFGNAERMKINDTGDLHEVFFDYRCKILWRCFAPHSGWGYQLKSMILWLEEAYQQYLLCRENAKETAESINNQEVVIEDFSEFLRGRFTDIEKEMRFSIVSICSHMPTSFLSVTLVKKMYTARNTLKDFRSLLKTSSFSELELKKIFSKYGMTGFSDTSTSALLSLRKIRTECLEVLRSLEEFTFPNFPDEGSIRDFCLQNACLIFCTASSSANLSGVKNLKLVVVDEAGQLKECESAIPLQLPDVKHAILIGDELQLPAMVQSKISENAGFGRSLFERLVSLKHDKHLLNVQYRMHPSISVFPNEQFYNKQILDASNVKEKSYNRKFLQGSMYGSFSFISVSYGEEEFNDKHSLKNVVEVAVISEIIENLYNASTANSYKVSVGVISPYKAQVHALMDKLGNKYAEMDSNFSVSVRSVDGFQGAEEDIIIMSTVRSNSNGKVGFLSNHQRTNVALTRARYCLWILGNGRTLIDSDSVWSKLVCGAKERGCYFNVDDDKMLSEVAIEASTARLASLSLGERSSTNPSSSGIKKTQGFRRNSKKKW; encoded by the exons ATggcttctttattttctttaaagAAAAGTGGTGATGAAACAAGAGATATAAGCAGTTTTGTTACTCAAGTGTTTTCTTGGTCTATTGGTAATATTTTCAACCATGACCTTTACAAAAATAAG GTAAATAAGATCCCAGAGACGTTTTTTTCAGTGGAGCAGTACTTGAATTCATTTCGTTATCCTCTTCTTGAGGAGACACGTGCTGATTTGTCTTCAAATATGAAGAGCTTGTATCAGGCACCGAAATGCAAAATAGTATCCGTGGAGAAGCATAAAGATTATAAGCCACCAAAAAACTTCGTTTACAAAATATTGTTGGTGGATACTGGAACAGATAGTATATCTAAGAAGGAGGCATACAAGCCTCAAGCTTCTGACTTAATTGCTTTCTCGGATGTGCGGCCTGAAAATGTCAAGGACTTCACTCGAATGTCATACATTCCTGCTATGGTTTTAAATGTGGATGGTGACACATCAAAACCTTGTTCAGTAGAAGTTCTTTCGTCAAAACCCATTACAACAGTTGGTCCTCTTTTTGCTGTATTTCTTATAAATATGACAACAAATCTTTCGTATATGGAGAGCATTAAGTGGCGAAAGAAATGGAGATATTATACAGAAGGTTTT attggaattGACTGTGGACTCTGTTCTCATCAAGAAGCTGAAATGATGCTAAGTAATGGCTTGGACTCGTTCGATCTTAATGAATCTCAACTTCATGCAGTGTTGCGCTCTATAGCTACAAGTTCTTGTAGTCACAAAAATTCAGTGAAACTTATTTGGGGCCCTCCTGGAACTGGGAAAACAAAGACGATTGGTGTACTTCTAAGTGCATTACTAAAATTGAAATGTAAAACACTTACATGTGCTCCAACTAATACTGCAGTTGTGGAGGTAACAACAAGGCTGATGAGTATTGTTAAGCAGACTTTAGAGAGTAGCAATTACGGGTTGGGTGACATAGTATTATTTGGAAATGCCGAAAGAATGAAGATTAATGATACTGGTGACCTTCATGAAGTTTTCTTTGATTATCGCTGTAAGATACTTTGGCGTTGCTTCGCCCCGCATAGTGGATGGGGGTATCAGTTAAAATCAATGATATTATGGCTTGAAGAAGCATATCAGCAGTAccttctctgtcgagaaaacgCAAAAGAAACTGCTGAAAGTATCAACAATCAGGAAGTGGTGATTGAAGATTTCAGTGAGTTTCTAAGAGGCCGATTCACTGACATTGAGAAAGAAATGAGATTTTCAATAGTATCTATATGTTCGCACATGCCCACGTCATTTCTTTCTGTCACACTGGTAAAGAAAATGTACACCGCTCGTAACACGCTCAAGGATTTCCGAAGTTTGCTAAAGACTAGTTCTTTTTCCGAACTAGAGctcaagaaaatattttctaagtATGGAATGACAGGTTTCTCTGATACATCAACTTCTGCGTTGTTGTCATTAAGAAAGATAAGAACTGAGTGCCTTGAAGTTTTGAGGTCACTTGAAGAGTTTACTTTTCCCAACTTCCCGGATGAAGGTTCAATCAGAGATTTCTGTTTGCAAAATGCTTGCCTTATTTTCTGCACTGCTTCAAGCTCGGCCAATCTAAGTGGTGTGAAAAATTTGAAGTTAGTGGTTGTCGATGAAGCTGGACAGCTTAAGGAGTGCGAATCAGCAATACCACTTCAACTACCTGACGTGAAACACGCGATTCTCATAGGCGATGAATTACAATTGCCTGCGATGGTTCAAAGCAAG ATTTCAGAAAATGCTGGTTTTGGACGAAGTCTCTTTGAGAGATTGGTATCTCTCAAACACGATAAGCACCTGCTGAATGTGCAATACAGAATGCATCCCTCTATAAGTGTTTTCCCCAATGAACAATTCTACAACAAACAAATTTTGGATGCCTCCAATGTCAAAGAAAAAAGCTATAACAGAAAATTTCTTCAAGGAAGTATGTATgggtctttttcttttatcagtGTTTCCTACGGCGAGGAGGAATTCAATGATAAGCACAGCCTTAAAAATGTGGTGGAAGTAGCAGTAATTTCAGAGATAATTGAAAATTTATACAACG CTTCGACTGCGAATAGTTACAAGGTAAGTGTGGGTGTTATATCTCCTTACAAAGCTCAAGTGCATGCGCTCATGGATAAACTAGGAAACAAATATGCCGAGATGGATAGTAATTTCTCAGTGAGTGTTCGATCTGTTGATGGGTTTCAAGGAGCCGAGGAAGATATTATCATTATGTCTACTGTGAGGTCAAATTCAAACGGAAAAGTCGGATTCCTTTCAAATCATCAACGAACAAATGTTGCATTAACAAGGGCGAG GTACTGCCTTTGGATTTTAGGGAATGGGCGTACATTAATAGACAGTGATTCAGTTTGGAGTAAGTTAGTTTGTGGGGCGAAGGAGAGAGGTTGTTACTTTAATGTTGATGACGACAAGATGCTATCGGAAGTGGCTATAGAAGCCTCGACGGCAAGATTAGCTTCACTTAGCCTTGGGGAACGCAGCTCCACTAATCCAAGTTCAAG CGGAATCAAAAAGACACAAGGATTCAGGCGCAACTCAAAGAAAAAGTGGTAG